One genomic segment of Alosa sapidissima isolate fAloSap1 chromosome 13, fAloSap1.pri, whole genome shotgun sequence includes these proteins:
- the ccl19b gene encoding C-C motif chemokine 19b: protein MMLLRVTTLLLLAGGLWDSATAATGSDGAIDCCLTTSSARIPRNIVKSYEVQTTDGGCKVDATLFTTKRNKKLCAPPASREKWVRDILKRLNKESSPRVGKGCRKGKNQKRGRRCRNRQ from the exons ATGATGCTGCTACGAGTCACTACTCTGCTCCTATTGGCTGGTGGACTTTGGGACTCTGCAACAG CTGCTACAGGGTCAGACGGGGCCATTGACTGTTGCCTGACGACAAGTTCCGCTCGCATCCCTCGTAACATTGTGAAGTCCTACGAAGTCCAGACCACTGACGGAGGATGCAAAGTCGACGCAACGCT GTTCACCACaaaaagaaacaagaaactGTGCGCCCCACCTGCCTCCCGAGAGAAGTGGGTGCGAGACATCCTCAAGCGTCTTAACAAGGAATCATCACCGCGTGTGGGAAAAGGCTgcagaaaag GAAAGAACCAGAAGCGAGGAAGAAGATGCAGAAACAGGCAGTGA